A single window of Methylocella tundrae DNA harbors:
- a CDS encoding DUF7146 domain-containing protein encodes MARLSRDDLAQVKALNPLDDIIDQRTKLKRANSRGIREGQCICNPVRGKWPLWVNAQTSTWGCLARGSVCGGDTFTFLEQFEGLDFQAALASMCGAEAVRDPEAAARMEAERAARAAEHDARAKALAEDERAKAYAIWQNAGPVAETLVDAYFAHRGLDPVRSKALRFSPMEAYWHAPEDAGAKPSIVHRGPCMLAAIQGPDGRFLGLHRTWLDARLGTADMPREASGKAEILAADGAPLPAKKMRGGKQGGAIRLHDWHEGSGERVFLCGEGIETVETVYLAVHRGFGANYCAWAAGDLGNISGKALGLSSKHPAKPGRWIPSEEPDPDAPGLMPPAGAAKAIILGDGDSDPLVTMARLECARRRWSRAGCPAEVRMAPEGSDYNDLARQREDVA; translated from the coding sequence ATGGCGCGCCTTTCGCGGGATGATCTGGCGCAGGTGAAGGCGCTCAATCCGCTCGATGACATCATCGACCAGCGGACGAAGCTGAAACGCGCGAATTCGCGCGGCATCCGCGAAGGGCAGTGCATCTGCAATCCGGTGCGCGGCAAATGGCCCTTGTGGGTCAATGCGCAGACCTCGACGTGGGGATGCCTGGCGCGCGGAAGCGTCTGCGGCGGCGACACTTTTACTTTCCTTGAGCAGTTCGAGGGGTTGGATTTTCAGGCGGCGCTCGCCTCGATGTGCGGCGCTGAGGCTGTGCGCGATCCCGAGGCCGCGGCGCGGATGGAGGCTGAGCGCGCGGCGCGCGCGGCCGAGCATGACGCGCGGGCGAAGGCGCTGGCCGAGGATGAGCGCGCGAAAGCCTATGCGATCTGGCAAAACGCCGGGCCTGTGGCGGAGACGCTGGTTGACGCCTATTTCGCGCATCGCGGGCTTGATCCCGTGCGCTCAAAGGCGCTGCGGTTTTCGCCGATGGAGGCCTATTGGCATGCGCCGGAAGACGCCGGCGCGAAGCCTTCGATCGTGCATCGCGGACCCTGCATGCTGGCGGCGATTCAGGGTCCGGATGGGCGGTTTTTGGGGCTGCACCGGACCTGGCTCGACGCGCGTCTTGGGACGGCTGACATGCCGCGCGAGGCGTCGGGTAAGGCTGAGATTTTGGCCGCTGACGGCGCGCCGCTGCCGGCGAAAAAAATGCGCGGCGGCAAGCAGGGCGGCGCGATCCGGCTGCATGACTGGCATGAGGGCAGCGGCGAAAGAGTCTTTCTCTGCGGCGAGGGGATCGAGACGGTTGAGACGGTCTATCTGGCCGTGCATCGCGGCTTCGGCGCGAATTATTGCGCCTGGGCGGCCGGCGATCTCGGCAATATCTCGGGCAAGGCATTGGGGCTTTCGTCCAAACATCCGGCCAAGCCGGGCCGATGGATACCCAGCGAGGAGCCGGACCCGGATGCGCCGGGGCTGATGCCGCCCGCTGGCGCGGCGAAGGCGATCATTCTTGGCGATGGCGACAGCGATCCGCTGGTGACAATGGCGCGGCTCGAATGCGCGCGGCGCAGATGGTCGCGCGCGGGATGCCCGGCGGAGGTGCGCATGGCGCCCGAAGGGTCTGACTACAATGATCTGGCGCGGCAGAGGGAGGATGTGGCGTGA
- a CDS encoding ParB/RepB/Spo0J family partition protein — MRPIEPVKGGVTPPEHFGPVPELRWLAISQLVVDETYQREIGGPGKTNVRAIASNFSWMKFAPVVVCPVQGGAYAIVDGQHRTTAALTIGIDSVPCLIIQADRKQQAESFRAINAGTVKVNRLAIYRASRAAGDPEALAIDAASRAGGVTIVASYMASKDLKPGETMASGTVGKCLAQYGRDLTVLALKTIVTSESEQGGALQAKIIAAVAAVLYDNPAWREDARLTGAFKNIDLAGEMEEAFFKAKKPGAAKAADLLYCAIVRHLDAALRRKAIA, encoded by the coding sequence ATGCGGCCGATTGAGCCTGTGAAAGGGGGCGTGACGCCGCCGGAGCATTTTGGGCCGGTCCCCGAATTGCGCTGGCTGGCGATCTCGCAGCTTGTTGTCGACGAGACCTATCAGCGCGAAATTGGCGGACCCGGCAAGACCAATGTCCGGGCGATCGCGTCGAACTTCTCCTGGATGAAATTCGCGCCTGTCGTCGTCTGTCCGGTGCAGGGCGGGGCCTATGCGATCGTGGACGGGCAGCATCGCACGACGGCGGCTTTGACGATCGGCATAGACAGCGTGCCTTGCCTGATCATCCAGGCCGACCGGAAACAACAGGCCGAAAGCTTTCGGGCGATCAACGCCGGCACGGTCAAGGTCAACCGGCTGGCGATCTATCGGGCGTCGCGCGCCGCCGGCGACCCGGAGGCGCTGGCGATCGACGCCGCATCGCGCGCGGGCGGCGTCACGATCGTCGCAAGCTATATGGCGTCAAAGGATCTGAAGCCGGGCGAGACCATGGCTTCCGGCACGGTCGGCAAGTGCCTCGCACAATATGGGCGCGATCTGACGGTGCTGGCGCTGAAAACCATTGTCACCTCGGAAAGCGAACAGGGCGGCGCGTTGCAGGCGAAGATCATCGCCGCCGTCGCCGCTGTGCTTTACGATAATCCTGCCTGGCGCGAGGACGCGCGGCTGACGGGCGCTTTCAAAAACATCGATCTCGCCGGGGAGATGGAAGAGGCTTTCTTCAAGGCGAAGAAGCCCGGGGCCGCGAAAGCGGCGGACCTGCTGTATTGCGCGATCGTCCGTCATCTTGACGCGGCGCTGAGGCGGAAGGCGATCGCGTGA
- a CDS encoding phage/plasmid primase, P4 family: MTPEQAALIASMVEGAPPREPLAAPAPPLDHSDEIDDGTELGPSDSDARQVDAGALIRCCELDHSDTDNGKRLLAHFGSELRVLKQGDAKTPSYAAWVGTHWDIDCGNLYAHAVAQKLGGRIGLEADVMAQTPFEEKIIAEADQADDDLAALEKRKAEWSDEDVARARVLKRLVDEGDAARDALKKRKIARRKFAVSSKNKSRIEAMMICAAPFCAVEPDDFNKNPFLFSTRKHTLEFVREKDLECPDPDVERMKVRLDVRDGHRREDMLTRFVPLAYKPKAECPRWLAFLDEFLPDASVREFVQTFSGLGLIGRTVQLLVFHYGSGANGKSVFLETLMRVLGPLAVGLPAESITGQGDRSAGGASPDLARLYGARALRVLELPADKPLHEDLVKKLTGGEKIPVRTLFKGYFEFTPIFSCHMSGNGYPRIDGTDNGIWRRMAVVHWPVTIPEEKRREFEDVLADFAPEYPGILNWLIEGATRFIESGLHMPDSVRAATAEYRSEMDPISDFIADCVSEAPGQYLTARTMYEAYVSWSMANAKKPIFETKFGRVMKTKFERTKTGVRRYLNCQLHDVPYRPDAEPRNPDWE; encoded by the coding sequence ATGACGCCTGAACAAGCCGCGCTTATTGCCTCCATGGTTGAAGGCGCGCCGCCCCGCGAACCCCTTGCCGCGCCGGCGCCGCCTCTCGACCATAGCGACGAGATCGACGATGGCACGGAATTGGGGCCTTCCGATTCCGACGCGCGGCAGGTTGACGCCGGCGCGCTCATACGCTGCTGCGAGCTCGACCATTCCGACACGGATAATGGCAAAAGGCTGCTGGCGCATTTCGGCTCGGAATTGCGCGTCTTGAAGCAGGGCGACGCCAAGACGCCGAGCTATGCCGCCTGGGTCGGCACGCATTGGGATATTGATTGCGGCAACCTCTATGCGCATGCCGTGGCGCAAAAGCTCGGCGGCCGCATCGGCCTCGAGGCCGATGTGATGGCGCAGACGCCTTTTGAGGAAAAGATCATCGCCGAGGCCGACCAGGCCGATGATGATCTCGCCGCGCTGGAAAAGCGCAAGGCGGAGTGGAGCGATGAGGATGTTGCGCGCGCCCGGGTTTTGAAGCGGCTGGTCGACGAAGGGGACGCGGCGCGCGACGCTCTGAAAAAGCGGAAAATCGCGCGGCGGAAATTCGCCGTCTCAAGCAAGAATAAATCGCGAATCGAGGCGATGATGATCTGCGCCGCGCCGTTTTGCGCTGTCGAGCCCGATGATTTCAACAAGAATCCATTCCTGTTTTCGACGCGCAAGCACACATTGGAGTTTGTGCGCGAAAAGGATCTGGAATGTCCCGACCCTGACGTCGAGCGCATGAAGGTCCGCCTTGACGTGCGGGATGGACACCGGCGCGAAGACATGCTGACGCGATTTGTGCCGCTGGCCTATAAGCCGAAGGCCGAATGTCCGAGGTGGCTCGCCTTCCTCGATGAGTTTTTGCCAGACGCCTCCGTGCGCGAATTCGTGCAGACCTTTTCCGGCCTTGGCCTGATCGGCCGCACCGTGCAGCTGCTGGTCTTTCATTATGGCTCGGGCGCCAATGGCAAGAGCGTGTTTCTGGAAACGCTGATGCGCGTGCTGGGGCCGCTGGCGGTGGGCCTGCCGGCGGAAAGCATCACCGGGCAGGGCGATCGCAGCGCTGGCGGCGCCTCGCCCGATCTGGCGCGGCTCTATGGCGCCAGAGCCTTGAGGGTTTTGGAGCTGCCCGCCGACAAGCCGCTGCATGAGGATTTGGTGAAGAAACTCACCGGCGGCGAAAAGATCCCCGTGCGCACGCTGTTCAAGGGCTATTTCGAGTTTACGCCGATCTTCTCCTGCCACATGAGCGGCAACGGCTATCCGCGCATCGACGGAACCGACAATGGCATCTGGCGGCGCATGGCCGTGGTGCATTGGCCGGTGACGATCCCGGAAGAAAAGCGCCGCGAGTTCGAAGATGTGCTGGCCGATTTCGCGCCGGAATATCCGGGCATCCTGAATTGGCTGATCGAGGGCGCGACGCGCTTTATCGAGAGCGGGCTGCACATGCCGGATTCGGTGCGGGCCGCGACGGCCGAGTATCGCAGCGAAATGGACCCGATCTCGGATTTTATCGCGGATTGCGTGAGCGAAGCGCCGGGGCAGTATCTGACCGCGCGAACCATGTATGAGGCTTATGTCTCATGGTCCATGGCCAATGCGAAGAAACCGATCTTTGAGACCAAATTCGGCCGCGTGATGAAGACGAAGTTCGAGCGCACGAAGACAGGCGTGCGACGATATTTGAATTGCCAGCTGCATGACGTGCCATACCGGCCCGATGCCGAGCCCCGCAACCCCGATTGGGAATAA
- a CDS encoding MarR family transcriptional regulator translates to MTSTAVNADAGDGLWISVSDLARQKGVDKAAVSRRISRLESLGSLETRTGARGTKLVNIAAYDRAVGETGDAIRTMNGAGATQQPPPSSNGSDPILAREQARRTAYQADIAKLDLDERLKKLLPVDDIAAAIGICAERIVRVLDQLPSRADELASAVGKDGAPGARAVLKIVARDLRSAIERELRKLAETGVNAPAPDEEADAA, encoded by the coding sequence TTGACATCAACAGCCGTCAACGCCGACGCTGGCGATGGCCTGTGGATCTCTGTGTCGGATCTCGCTCGCCAAAAGGGCGTCGACAAGGCCGCAGTTTCGCGCCGCATCTCGCGCCTCGAATCACTTGGCTCTCTTGAAACACGCACCGGCGCCCGCGGGACTAAACTCGTCAACATCGCGGCCTATGATCGCGCCGTTGGCGAAACCGGCGACGCTATCCGCACGATGAACGGCGCCGGCGCGACGCAGCAACCTCCGCCATCCAGCAATGGTTCAGACCCGATTCTCGCCCGCGAGCAAGCGCGACGCACAGCCTACCAGGCGGACATCGCCAAGCTCGACCTCGATGAGCGTCTGAAAAAGCTGCTGCCCGTCGACGACATCGCCGCCGCGATCGGAATTTGCGCCGAGCGCATCGTGCGTGTCCTCGATCAGCTCCCGAGCCGCGCCGATGAGCTCGCATCGGCTGTCGGCAAAGATGGAGCCCCGGGCGCCCGCGCGGTCCTCAAGATTGTCGCCCGCGATCTCCGCTCCGCTATCGAGCGCGAACTGCGCAAGCTCGCGGAGACCGGCGTCAATGCGCCGGCGCCAGACGAAGAGGCCGACGCGGCGTGA